The Thunnus albacares chromosome 21, fThuAlb1.1, whole genome shotgun sequence genome window below encodes:
- the zc2hc1a gene encoding zinc finger C2HC domain-containing protein 1A isoform X2, translating into MMEEFEDGEAPPAGDLVQCNTCKRSFNPKVLEKHAKICQKSAAKRRKVFDSSRQRAEGTDIPVLKPIKPKAEPPKKPSNWRKKHEDFINTIRAAKALTQVMKDGGPLPPPPPPTYDPDYIQCPYCQRRFNQSAADRHIKFCQEQAARMPNKSKIGDTKKPPARTQYKPPASVKKANPPAVSTIPSASSRLPQRSGSGQSTGIPSSKISSAGSLRSNPSGLTSPPSGVGSKTRAASSGYSYGRNTQSGLGLNKKKVDNYIARNEVDGENEVGNGGMKSKFCHACGTKYPVESAKFCCECGIRRMCI; encoded by the exons ACGGCGAAGCTCCTCCTGCTGGGGATCTGGTTCAATGTAACACCTGTAAAAGATCCTTCAATCCTAAAGTCTTG GAGAAGCATGCTAAAATCTGCCAAAAGTCAGCAGCTAAAAGGAGGAAGGTTTTTGACTCCAGTAGACAGAGAGCTGAAGGCACAGACATCCCTGTACTCAAACCCATCAAACCAAAG GCAGAGCCCCCTAAGAAGCCGTCCAACTGGCGCAAGAAACATGAGGACTTCATCAACACCATCCGAGCTGCTAAGGCCCTCACTCAGGTCATGAAGGATGGGGGACCTTtacccccacctcctcctcctacttACGACCCAG ACTATATCCAGTGTCCTTACTGTCAGCGGAGGTTCAACCAGAGTGCCGCTGACAGACATATTAAGTTCTGCCAGGAACAGGCCGCCCGTATGCCGAACAAGAGCAAGATAGGAGATACCAAGAAACCTCCTGCACGCACACAG tACAAGCCTCCTGCTTCTGTAAAGAAGGCCAACCCTCCTGCTGTGTCAACCATCCCTTCAGCCTCCTCCCGTTTACCTCAGAGGTCAGGCTCTGGACAGTCCACCG GAATCCCTTCTAGTAAGATCTCCTCTGCAGGTTCATTGAGGAGTAATCCCTCCGGCCTCACAAGCCCTCCATCAGG GGTGGGAAGTAAGACCCGAGCAGCGAGCTCTGGCTACAGCTATGGGAGGAACACTCAGTCTGGACTAGGACTCAACAAGAAGAAAGTAGACAACTACATAGCTAG GAATGAAGTCGATGGTGAGAACGAAGTCGGCAATGGTGGAATGAAGAGCAAGTTCTGTCACGCTTGTGGGACCAAGTACCCCGTTGAATCTGCCAAATTCTGCTGCGAGTGTGGGATCAGGAGGATGTGTATCTGA
- the zc2hc1a gene encoding zinc finger C2HC domain-containing protein 1A isoform X1, with amino-acid sequence MMEEFEDGEAPPAGDLVQCNTCKRSFNPKVLEKHAKICQKSAAKRRKVFDSSRQRAEGTDIPVLKPIKPKSQSSSSSEKAEPPKKPSNWRKKHEDFINTIRAAKALTQVMKDGGPLPPPPPPTYDPDYIQCPYCQRRFNQSAADRHIKFCQEQAARMPNKSKIGDTKKPPARTQYKPPASVKKANPPAVSTIPSASSRLPQRSGSGQSTGIPSSKISSAGSLRSNPSGLTSPPSGVGSKTRAASSGYSYGRNTQSGLGLNKKKVDNYIARNEVDGENEVGNGGMKSKFCHACGTKYPVESAKFCCECGIRRMCI; translated from the exons ACGGCGAAGCTCCTCCTGCTGGGGATCTGGTTCAATGTAACACCTGTAAAAGATCCTTCAATCCTAAAGTCTTG GAGAAGCATGCTAAAATCTGCCAAAAGTCAGCAGCTAAAAGGAGGAAGGTTTTTGACTCCAGTAGACAGAGAGCTGAAGGCACAGACATCCCTGTACTCAAACCCATCAAACCAAAG TCACAAAGTTCATCTTCTTCTGAGAAA GCAGAGCCCCCTAAGAAGCCGTCCAACTGGCGCAAGAAACATGAGGACTTCATCAACACCATCCGAGCTGCTAAGGCCCTCACTCAGGTCATGAAGGATGGGGGACCTTtacccccacctcctcctcctacttACGACCCAG ACTATATCCAGTGTCCTTACTGTCAGCGGAGGTTCAACCAGAGTGCCGCTGACAGACATATTAAGTTCTGCCAGGAACAGGCCGCCCGTATGCCGAACAAGAGCAAGATAGGAGATACCAAGAAACCTCCTGCACGCACACAG tACAAGCCTCCTGCTTCTGTAAAGAAGGCCAACCCTCCTGCTGTGTCAACCATCCCTTCAGCCTCCTCCCGTTTACCTCAGAGGTCAGGCTCTGGACAGTCCACCG GAATCCCTTCTAGTAAGATCTCCTCTGCAGGTTCATTGAGGAGTAATCCCTCCGGCCTCACAAGCCCTCCATCAGG GGTGGGAAGTAAGACCCGAGCAGCGAGCTCTGGCTACAGCTATGGGAGGAACACTCAGTCTGGACTAGGACTCAACAAGAAGAAAGTAGACAACTACATAGCTAG GAATGAAGTCGATGGTGAGAACGAAGTCGGCAATGGTGGAATGAAGAGCAAGTTCTGTCACGCTTGTGGGACCAAGTACCCCGTTGAATCTGCCAAATTCTGCTGCGAGTGTGGGATCAGGAGGATGTGTATCTGA